In Acidisarcina polymorpha, the DNA window CATCGAGACCACGATTGCCATCGATCGGACCACGACGATCCGCGCCTCAGTCAATGATGTCGAGCGTACCCTTATCATCTCCATCGTCCTCGTGGTCTTCGTCGTCTTCATCTTCCTGCGCAATGGCCGCGCCACCTTTATCCCCGGCGTAGCCGTTCCGGTGTCGCTGATAGGCACCTTTGCGGTGATGTACCTGCTGGACTTCAGCCTCGACAATCTGTCGCTGATGGCGCTCACGATCTCAACTGGGTTCGTCGTCGATGACGCCATTGTCGTCATGGAGAATATCTCCCGCCACATCGAAGACGGCATAGCCCCGATGGCCGCCGCTCTTCAGGGCGCGAAGGAGATCGGCTTTACTGTTTTTTCGATCAGCATGTCGCTGATCGCGGTCTTCATTCCCATCCTTGCCATGGGTGGCATTGTCGGTCGTCTCTTCCGCGAATTCGCCATCACTCTGTCCACCGCCATCCTGGTTTCCATGGTGATCTCGCTCACCACCACGCCGATGATGTGCGCTTACATTCTGAAAGACCAGAAACACGCGAAACATGGCAGCGCCTACCGCGCCAGCGAGCGCTTCTTCGACTGGATCTTGTCCCTCTACAAGCGCTCGCTCAGCTGGGTGATTGAAAACCCCGGTCCCACCCTCACCGTGCTGCTGCTCACCATCGGCCTCAACGTCGCGCTCATTGCCAAAATCCCGAAGGGTTTTTTCCCGCAGCAGGATACAGGCGTAGTGTTTGGCGGTGTGCAAGGCCCGCAGGACGCATCCTTTGCGGTGATGAATAACTCCGTCCTTCAGCTCGTGAACGTCATCAAGGCTGATCCGGCGACCAATCATATTGTCGCCTTCACCGGCGGCCAGGGAGCGACCAATGGCGGCTTCATGTTCATGTCGCTCAAGCCGCTCGACCAGCGCGACGTGACCGCGGAAGGCTTCCTCAATCGCGTCCGGCCTAAGATGAACCGGCTTCCGGTAGCTTCGGCCTTTCTCCAGGCCGCTCAGGACATTCGCATCGGCGGACGCAACGCCAACGCTCTTTATCAATACACGATCCAGTCCGATACTACTCAGGACCTCGCCAAGTGGGGGCCGATTCTACTCAATCAGATGAAACGGCTGCCCGGATTCCAGGACGTCAACTCGGACCAGCAAAATGGCGGATTGACCGAGAACCTTACCTACGACCGCGTTACTGCAGGCCGTTTAGGCATTACCGCACAAGCGCTCGACAGCTCTCTCTACAGCGCCTTCGGCCAATCCCAGGTCTCGCTGATCTACACCCAGCTCAACCAGTACTATGTGGTGCTGGAGGTCGCACCACCTTACTGGCAAGACCCATCGGCGCTCAACAACATCTATATGAACACTTCCTCTCACGGAGTGATACCGATCCGCGCCGTCACCACAGCTGAACCCACGACCACTCCGCTAACCGTGAATCACACCGGCCTCTTTCCCTCCGTGACCGTGGCCTTTAATCTAGCGCCGGGCATGTCGCTCAGCGACGCTACCAGGGAGATCGATGAGCTTAAGCAGAGGCTCGGCACTCCGAATACGGTCCGCGGCTTCTTCGCCGGCACCTTACAGGCGTTTCAAGACTCGCTCAGCACCGAACCCTACCTGATCCTGACCGCCGTGCTCGCGGTCTACATCGTCCTTGGCATTCTGTATGAAAGTCTGGTGCACCCGCTCACCATTCTCTCGACCCTGCCTTCCGCAAGCGTTGGCGCAATCTTCGCTCTCTTGCTGTTCAAGATCGACTTGAACGTAATCTCGATCATCGGCATCATCCTGCTGATCGGCATCGTCAAAAAGAATGCAATCATGATGATCGACTTCGCACTGGTGGCCGAACGTGAACACGGCAAAAACACTGCGGACGCCATCTTCGAGGCCTGCATGCTGCGCTTTCGCCCCATTCTCATGACCACCATGGCGGCCCTCTTCGGGGCACTGCCGCTGGCCTTCGGCACCGGCACCGGGTCGGAGTTGCGCCGTCCGCTCGGCATCACCATCGTCGGCGGCCTTATCGTCAGCCAGATGCTGACCCTTTACACCACGCCGGTCGTTTACCTCTTCCTCGATGGACTGCGGCTGCGCGTCCAAGGCAAGCCGCGCGGCGAATTCCATCGGCCGCCCGACCTGCAGACTACTGGAAATGCGTCAAGCTAGAACGGACAATGCCATGCAGAAACACGCCATTGAATCTCGCGCCCTACCTCTTCTCCAATCGGTCCGCGCAGCCACGCCTCCCGCTCTGGCGCTGCTCTCTGCGACAGTTCTGTCGTTGCTCTCCGGATGCCTGCCGGGTCCGAAGTACCACCAGCCCGCCGCCCTCGCCACCCCGCCGCCGCCAGCCTACAAAGAGGCCGCTCCCCCACCTCCGTCACCCGCTGCTGTCGCCACTGGCGCCGCCCCTCCTCCCGCTGCGGACCTGAAAGAGTGGAGCCCCGCCAGTCCTCAAGACGCCATGCTTCGTGGCAAATGGTGGGAGATTTATAACGACCCTGAATTGAACGCCCTTGAAGAGCAGCTCAATATAGACAACCAGAACATCAAGCTGTTCTTCCAGAACTTGATGGTCGCCCGCGCCCTGGTGCGCGAGGCTCGCTCGGAGTACTACCCGACCGTCACGGCCAGCCCGTCCTGGAGCCGTTCGCGCTCCTCTTCCAACCTCGGCAACTCATCCGCCTCCTTCAACAGCGGTCAGCAAGCGAACCTCATCTCCTTGCCGCTTGGCGTCTCCTGGGAACCGGACCTCTTTGGACGCATCCGCAACACCGTTCATGAAGAGCAGTACGCCGCCCAGGTCAGCGCCGCCGACCTGGAAAACGAGCGTCTCTCCGAACAATCCAGTCTTGCTCAGTTCTTCTTTGAGATTCGCGGGCAAGATGCTCTACAAAAAGTGCTTAACGATACCGTCGAAGCCGACAAGAAGGCGCTGGCTTTGACCCAGGCTCTATACGAGACCGGAGTCGATAACCAGATCTCCGTTGTCGAGGCCCAATCGACGTTACAAAGTGCGCAAGCCGCCGCCACTAATGTCGGCCTGCTCCGCGCGCAGTATGAACATGCCATTGCCACTCTGATCGGCCAATCCGCGTCGAATTTCTCGATCCCGGTCAAGCCGATGACGACCGCTCCGCCACCCATCCCGATCGGGATTCCGTCGCAGTTGCTCGAGCGCCGTCCAGACATAGCCGGCGCAGAACGCAGCATGGCCTCAGCGAACGCGGCGATCGGAGTCGCCTATTCGGCATTCTTCCCCACCGTCACCCTCGGCGCTAGCGGCGGCTTCGAAAGCGCTACCTGGAAGCACCTCTTCGACATCCCCAGCCGCGTCTGGTCGATCGGACCCTCGATCTCTCAGCCTATCTTCAATGCCGGACTGACCGCCGGCCTCAGCCAGTTCGTCTCCACTTATAACGCTGATGTCGCGACCTACAGGCAGACCGTGCTCTCTGCCTTCCAGCAAGTCGAGGACTTCCTCGTCGCCGTCAAGGTCTACTCGCGTCAAATCCAACAGCAGCAGGAAGCGGTCGCCTCTGCGCAGAAGGCCCTCGACCTGGAGCTGGGACGCTATCAAACCGGCATCGACCCCTACATTGACGTGGTGACTCTGCAGACAACTTTGCTGGGCGATCAGCAGGCGCTCACCACGTTGCAGGTAGAGCAGATGGCCTCGTCCGTCACGCTCATCCAGGCCCTCGGCGGAGGCTGGGACCGCACCCAGTTAGCCACCCCCCAGCAAGTCACCCAAAGACCACCTAAAGCTGACGCAGCAATGGTCCACTAAGCCGCGAATTGAATGGATTACTAGGCCGAATGCGGGTGCTGCCGGTCAGGTCAGCCTCAGGCCCGGAAGGTGGCGCCTCAGGCTTCGGCCTCAGCTCTTATGAGCGACCTCGAACGAGTATTCGTCCGGATCGAATAGATCGGCGGCGTAGTATCCCGGATAGTATTCGACCCGCGCTCGCGGTGAGATATTGTCCTTCGCGCCGGCGGCGATCGCAGCCTTGTAGAACTCATCGACTTGTTCATTGCTTTGAGCCTTGAAGCCCCAGTGAATCGACGCCGGAACGGGTTTCCCCTGCTTGAGCCAGAAGCACGCTCGCTTCCCGTCGCCAAATCCCCACAGGTCAGGATGACCCTCTTGTCCCCCTGTAGGGGAGGAAGAACTTGATATCCAGAGGCTTCAAGGCTGCCTCATAGAACGTCAACGAGCGCTCGACGTCGCCGACGTAAGAATGATGTGATCAAGCACAGCCATCTCCTTCACTGAGAAGCGCGTTTGTATCTCCAAGATGCGTCAACTTGCACCTTGGATGGCGGTGGTTGTGGAGGTCTCAGAAATCGCGTCAGCAGGGAGTTATCTCTAGCGTTCCGCTAAAGACCGGAAAATTCTTGGAAGTACGACTGACTTTGTCGTATATTGAATTTGCTGAGTTTAAAGAAGAATCAGCAAGCTTTCGACCGGATTTAAGAACCAGATCCCCGCGGCATACTCTTGGCGGAGTCCGCGAGGATCTGGAAACCACAGCCGAATAGACTGCGGGCTTCCTTCACTATAGGGCGGCTGCCCGCAAAGTTTCAACTGTCATCGTGGCCAACGTGTCATTTCCTTAGGCCTGAAGACAAGACCTGTACTTTGTGAGGCTCGCAGCAATGAATCGTAAGACCCTGCACCCATCGGCAGGCGGTCGTACCCGTCTGCGTTTCGGAGCGCTCTACGCAGTTCTGACCTACTTGTTCATCCTGAATGCGGAAACTCTCCCGGCCAACGCTCAACGCGCCTATCCAGGCCGTGGTGCGATCTCCGCCCAAGATATCGCCCAGTACCGGGCCCAGCACTCGGCCAGAATGGCCGCGTCTGCCGATGCCGATCAGGTCTGCGCTCGCTCCGCAACTGGGGCCGTCGTTCCGGCGCCCTCTGAGTTGAAGAGTCAGAACGGAGTTCTTGAAGTCACCTTCAAGTTCCTCACCGCCACCGACGCTCAGGGACTGGTCCGCTACTGCTATGTGACCGACACCGGCCTCCAGTCGCCGACTCTTCGCGTCAATCCTGGCGATACGCTCATCATCCATTTCCAGAACGATCTGCCCGCCGCCGCTGCCTCCAGTGCGAAGGACAACATGGCCGGCATGAACATGACGCTCGCCGCCGATGCTTCCAGCGCCAACGCGGCCTGCAACGGCGTCATGTCTGCCTCCGCCAGTAACATCCACTTCCACGGAATGAACGTTCCCCCGGTCTGCGGGCAGGATGAAGTCGTGCATACCCTGGTTGCGCCCGGACAAAGCTTCGACTACAAAGTACAAATTCCCGCCAACGAACCGCCCGGCCTCTACTGGTATCATCCCCACCCGCATGGGATTTCTGAAGGCCAGGTGCAAGGCGGCGCCACGGGCGCCTTGATCGTCGAAGGCCTGCAAAGTGTCGATCCCGCCTTGGCCGGCCTGACCGAACGCACCTTCGTTCTCCGCGACCAGCTGCTAACCGCCTCTGAAGCCAACGACGCCAACATCCCTGCATGGGACGTCTCGATCAACTACGTGCCTGTAACCTATCCCGCTTATACTCCCGCGGTGATTGCGACCAATCCTGGCCAGCAGGAGTTGTGGCGCGTCGCCAACACCGCCGCCGACACCATCATGAAGCTCGAATACCTCGTCAATGGGACCGCTCAGACCATGCAGGTGGTGGCCATCGATGGCTACCCCATCGCCGCCGGCAGCAGCGGTCAAGCCTCCGTGGGCGAAACGAGCATCTTGCTGCCGCCCGGCTCGCGCGCCGAGTTCGTTGTCACCACCCCCAACATCGGAGATCAGGCCCAGCTCGTCACCCAATATTGGAATACCGGTCCGGATGGCGATTTCGATCCGACTCGAACGCTGGCCACCATCGTCAGTCAAAACGGCGCCGAGCCAGCTTCAGCGGCAGCAACCAAGTCGTCAGCCCAGACCAGCCCTCTCAAGATCACGCCACGGAAAGTGAAGCGCTTCGCCGCCCTCGCCCAAGCGACGCCCGTAGCGCAGCGCAACCTCTACTTCTCTGAAGTCCTTCAAAATCCTACCGACCCCAACAGCCCCACGACCTTCTTCATCACCGAACAAGGGCAAGCCCCCGCCGCCTTCACCATGGACCAGGCCCCCAACATTGTCGTCCATGCCGGTACCGTCGAAGACTGGGTCATCGAGAACCACGCCACCGAAGACCACATCTTCCACATCCACCAGATTCACTTCCAGGTCCTCGAAGCCAATGGCGTCGCCATCAACGACCCCGCCGTCCGCGATACCGTCGACCTGCCTTATTGGACCGGCACCGGCCCCTATCCCAGCGTGAAGCTCCGCATGGACTTCCGCGACACCAACATCATCGGCACCTTCGTCTATCACTGCCATATCCTGCAGCACGAAGATTCCGGCATGATGGCCGAAATTCAAGTGCTCCCCGCTGGCTCGGCTTCGCTGACCACGGCTGCCGCCTCCGCCACCAGCCTGACTCCTAACGGGAACATCACCCTTACCGCCAATGTCGTCGACGCCGCCACCGGCAACCCCACCCCAACCGGGCTGGTGCAATTTCAATTGAATGGCGTCAACGTCGGCGCTCCCACCGCGCTCGCCGCTGGACAAGCCACCTTGACCACCACCCTTAATGGAGACGCAGGCGCCGGAAACCTCACGGCCTTCTACCAAGGGGATTCGACCTACACTGAATCTCAATCCGCCGCCATTCCCATCACCTTGTCCGCCTTCGCTCTATCTTCTTCCGGAACCACCGCCACAGTCGGCTCCGCGGCCATCGCTACCGTCGCCGTCAATGTCGCCAACAACTACACCAGTCCGATTGCTTTGACCTGCGCCATGCCCAGCACCCTCACCGAATCCGCCTGCTTCGTGAACCCAACTTCGGCTACCGGCACCGGTAAGGTCTCGCTCACCGTCAACACTACCCCGTCCCATCCGCTCAGCAGCCGCAACTCCGCTCCCGGCTGGTTCGCCGCCAGTGGAGGCCTCAGCCTCGCCGGCCTGCTCTTCTTGTTTCTGCCGAGACGCCGTTGGCGCGGTATCGCCCTGCTTGGTATTGCTTTTCTCGCCGCTACCTTCAGTGTCCTCGGCTGCGGAGGCGCAGCCAAGATCGATCCC includes these proteins:
- a CDS encoding efflux RND transporter permease subunit, coding for MNISRPFINRPVATTLLTAAIALAGAIAYRVLPVSALPQVDFPTISVGASLPGASADIVASSIATPLERQFAHIAGVTEMTSSSSLGSTSVTLQFDLSRNIDGAARDVEAAINAARTYLPANLPGNPTYRKVNPADSPIMVIGLTSNIYEPSKLYDVASTIVQQKLSQIQGVGQVSVGGGALPSVRVEVNPNKLFSKGLTMQSLQSMLSLQNADMPKGQISDGVKTADIVANDQISHAEEYRPLIVGYHHGQAVRLADVADVEDATSNVRSAGYFDGKPGTLLIVFRQPGANIIDTVDNIRAALPSIKASIPQGIETTIAIDRTTTIRASVNDVERTLIISIVLVVFVVFIFLRNGRATFIPGVAVPVSLIGTFAVMYLLDFSLDNLSLMALTISTGFVVDDAIVVMENISRHIEDGIAPMAAALQGAKEIGFTVFSISMSLIAVFIPILAMGGIVGRLFREFAITLSTAILVSMVISLTTTPMMCAYILKDQKHAKHGSAYRASERFFDWILSLYKRSLSWVIENPGPTLTVLLLTIGLNVALIAKIPKGFFPQQDTGVVFGGVQGPQDASFAVMNNSVLQLVNVIKADPATNHIVAFTGGQGATNGGFMFMSLKPLDQRDVTAEGFLNRVRPKMNRLPVASAFLQAAQDIRIGGRNANALYQYTIQSDTTQDLAKWGPILLNQMKRLPGFQDVNSDQQNGGLTENLTYDRVTAGRLGITAQALDSSLYSAFGQSQVSLIYTQLNQYYVVLEVAPPYWQDPSALNNIYMNTSSHGVIPIRAVTTAEPTTTPLTVNHTGLFPSVTVAFNLAPGMSLSDATREIDELKQRLGTPNTVRGFFAGTLQAFQDSLSTEPYLILTAVLAVYIVLGILYESLVHPLTILSTLPSASVGAIFALLLFKIDLNVISIIGIILLIGIVKKNAIMMIDFALVAEREHGKNTADAIFEACMLRFRPILMTTMAALFGALPLAFGTGTGSELRRPLGITIVGGLIVSQMLTLYTTPVVYLFLDGLRLRVQGKPRGEFHRPPDLQTTGNASS
- a CDS encoding efflux transporter outer membrane subunit, producing the protein MQKHAIESRALPLLQSVRAATPPALALLSATVLSLLSGCLPGPKYHQPAALATPPPPAYKEAAPPPPSPAAVATGAAPPPAADLKEWSPASPQDAMLRGKWWEIYNDPELNALEEQLNIDNQNIKLFFQNLMVARALVREARSEYYPTVTASPSWSRSRSSSNLGNSSASFNSGQQANLISLPLGVSWEPDLFGRIRNTVHEEQYAAQVSAADLENERLSEQSSLAQFFFEIRGQDALQKVLNDTVEADKKALALTQALYETGVDNQISVVEAQSTLQSAQAAATNVGLLRAQYEHAIATLIGQSASNFSIPVKPMTTAPPPIPIGIPSQLLERRPDIAGAERSMASANAAIGVAYSAFFPTVTLGASGGFESATWKHLFDIPSRVWSIGPSISQPIFNAGLTAGLSQFVSTYNADVATYRQTVLSAFQQVEDFLVAVKVYSRQIQQQQEAVASAQKALDLELGRYQTGIDPYIDVVTLQTTLLGDQQALTTLQVEQMASSVTLIQALGGGWDRTQLATPQQVTQRPPKADAAMVH
- a CDS encoding multicopper oxidase domain-containing protein: MNRKTLHPSAGGRTRLRFGALYAVLTYLFILNAETLPANAQRAYPGRGAISAQDIAQYRAQHSARMAASADADQVCARSATGAVVPAPSELKSQNGVLEVTFKFLTATDAQGLVRYCYVTDTGLQSPTLRVNPGDTLIIHFQNDLPAAAASSAKDNMAGMNMTLAADASSANAACNGVMSASASNIHFHGMNVPPVCGQDEVVHTLVAPGQSFDYKVQIPANEPPGLYWYHPHPHGISEGQVQGGATGALIVEGLQSVDPALAGLTERTFVLRDQLLTASEANDANIPAWDVSINYVPVTYPAYTPAVIATNPGQQELWRVANTAADTIMKLEYLVNGTAQTMQVVAIDGYPIAAGSSGQASVGETSILLPPGSRAEFVVTTPNIGDQAQLVTQYWNTGPDGDFDPTRTLATIVSQNGAEPASAAATKSSAQTSPLKITPRKVKRFAALAQATPVAQRNLYFSEVLQNPTDPNSPTTFFITEQGQAPAAFTMDQAPNIVVHAGTVEDWVIENHATEDHIFHIHQIHFQVLEANGVAINDPAVRDTVDLPYWTGTGPYPSVKLRMDFRDTNIIGTFVYHCHILQHEDSGMMAEIQVLPAGSASLTTAAASATSLTPNGNITLTANVVDAATGNPTPTGLVQFQLNGVNVGAPTALAAGQATLTTTLNGDAGAGNLTAFYQGDSTYTESQSAAIPITLSAFALSSSGTTATVGSAAIATVAVNVANNYTSPIALTCAMPSTLTESACFVNPTSATGTGKVSLTVNTTPSHPLSSRNSAPGWFAASGGLSLAGLLFLFLPRRRWRGIALLGIAFLAATFSVLGCGGAAKIDPGTAKGSYTVVVTGTAGSGAAQYQTGVDVPINIQ